The Neurospora crassa OR74A linkage group IV, whole genome shotgun sequence genome has a segment encoding these proteins:
- a CDS encoding sterigmatocystin 8-O-methyltransferase, variant: MGSLSTAGVNDSPSPSILGLAQSILSAAQDITKYLQVNKLPEPSFSLESQDPPHDHPEYRRLHASLKANLEDLQLLIDGPRKWLRAFCCTGYDLGALQVALDFDFFQHVPAHGDIAVEDLANKAGLDVDRTSRIIRQLRTYRIFEELQPRRVSHSPSSLVIQQDEQLRAVVHYSLDEMLKAAADCNVSLKANPYEAHQNLNPFVTRHGVGIFEFYQKDPEKARRFAKAMAGLRKMDSHLDFLLKDGFNWSALKGTVVDVGGGNGHISKSLAQIYPDLDFIVQDSNADMLAEGKESLTQDLAPRVQYMHHSFFDPQPVKNAAAFLIRQCTHNWADKDVVTIFKAFVPGLENSSPETPLLINDIIIPEPGTWPRHQERNVRQVDMVMLVNCGAKQRTKAEFEQLLKQADKRYEIKNVFDDGPLGLLEVYLRR, from the exons ATGGGCAGCCTTTCAACAGCCGGCGTGAATGACTCGCCTTCACCCTCCATTCTGGGTTTGGCGCAGAGCATACTTTCCGCCGCCCAGGATATCACCAAGTATCTTCAGGTCAACAAACTTCCCGAGCCATCCTTTTCCCTTGAATCTCAAGATCCCCCTCACGACCATCCTGAATATCGCCGCCTCCACGCGTCTCTCAAGGCGAACCTGGAAGATCTGCAACTCCTCATCGACGGTCCCAGGAAGTGGCTCAGAGCCTTCTGCTGTACCGGCTACGATCTGGGTGCCCTTCAGGTCGCTCTCGACTTCGACTTTTTCCAGCACGTACCGGCTCATGGGGATATTGCAGTTGAGGATCTCGCCAACAAGGCAGGCCTTGATGTTGACCGTACCAGCCGCATCATCAGACAGCTCAGGACCTACAGGATCTTCGAAGAATTGCAGCCTAGGAGGGTTTCTCAcagcccttcctccctcgTGATTCAGCAGGATGAGCAGCTCCGGGCCGTCGTCCACTACTCTCTTGATGAGATGCTCAAGGCGGCTGCCGACTGCAATGTGAGTCTCAAGGCAAACCCTTACGAGGCGCACCAAAACCTCAACCCCTTTGTCACCCGACATGGCGTTGGCATCTTTGAGTTCTACCAAAAAGATCCGGAGAAGGCTCGGCGGTTCGCCAAGGCTATGGCCGGCCTGAGGAAGATGGATAGTCACCTTGACTTCCTGCTCAAGGATGGGTTCAACTGGTCTGCTCTCAAGGGGACCGTCGTTGATGTCGGCGGTGGTAATGGTCACATTTCCAAGAGCTTGGCTCAG ATCTACCCCGATTTGGACTTCATCGTGCAGGACTCCAACGCCGACATGCTCGCTGAGGGCAAAGAATCTCTCACCCAAGACCTCGCCCCCCGAGTGCAATACATGCATCATAGCTTCTTCGATCCCCAGCCTGTCAAGAACGCCGCCGCTTTTCTGATCCGCCAATGCACTCACAACTGGGCCGACAAGGACGTGGTCACCATCTTCAAGGCCTTTGTCCCCGGTCTGGAGAACTCAAGCCCCGAAACTCCGCTACTGATCAACGACATTATCATTCCCGAACCTGGAACCTGGCCACGTCATCAGGAGCGCAATGTGCGCCAGGTCGATATGGTGATGCTGGTCAACTGTGGCGCTAAACAACGCACGAAGGCCGAGTTTGAGCAGCTTTTGAAGCAGGCTGACAAAAGATATGAGATCAAGAATGTCTTTGATGATGGACCGTTGGGTCTGCTGGAGGTTTATCTGAGAAGATAG